CCTTTTAGGTCCTACGAGCTGACACGCAAAGATCGTCTATACAAAAACATTGAGCGGATGCAGCATCTTCGGGGCTATAAGCATTTCGACATTGTACCACAATCATTCCTACTGCCACAGGATTACAAGGAACTGATAGCAGCGCATAACAAATGTCGGGGCCCATGGATTGTAAAGCCGGTTGCCTCTAGCCGAGGTCGGGGTATTTTCATTGTCAATTCGGTAAGAAATTCGGTTGAAAGTGAAGGCTCTTTAACTATTTTACTAATTTCGATTCTTTCCACAATTTATTTTCCGGTTCGCTTCCCATCGTTTAATGTGCAGCCGGATCAGATTTCATCGTTTGAACAGGTCGTGGTGGCCAAGTACATTTCCGATCCGCTTTGCATCGACGGGCATAAATGTGACATTCGCATATACGTTGCAGTGACCTCGTTCGATCCACTCATCATCTACATCTACGAGGAGGGTCTGGTCCGGCTGGCCACCGTCAAGTACGACCGGACGGCGGAAAATCTCTGGAATCCCTGCATGCATCTGTGCAACTATAGCATCAACAAGTACCACACCGATTACATCCGTTCGAGCAACGCCGGGGAAGAGGATGTCGGGCACAAGTGGACGCTGAGTGCGCTGTTGAGGCACCTCCGCAGCCAGGGTTGCAACACCGAGCAGTTGATGCTCGCGATCGAGGATTTGATCATTAAGGCAATTTTCTCCTGCACGCAGCCGATCGTGTCCGCCTGCCGGATGTTTGTGCCGCACATTGGCAACTGCTTCGAGCTGTACGGCTTTGATATCTTGATCGACGACATGCTGAAACCGTGGCTCCTGGAGGTGAACCTCTCGCCGTCACTCGGCTGTGATACGCCGCTCGACACGAAGGTGAAAGCGTCGATGCTGACCGATCTGCTCACGATGGTGGGCATACCGGCCATCAGTCCGCTGCAGAAGGCATGCTACGATAGCAAGGGCCAGAAGATACGTAACCTCACGACACCGTATCGGCGCGTCAATTCGGCCGATTTTGTACACACCACCGGGCGGAAGGATGGGCCCGGTACCGGTAGtaatcagcagcagcaccaaggGAAAGGCGATGGGGGTGGAAAGCTGCAGACGACTCTGAGTGCGCTGACGGCAGAGGAGCTGAAGATTGTTCGCTTTGCCCGGTCGCAGTATGAACGGCGGGGTGGTTTTGTGCGAATTTTCCCAACAAGCGACAGCATGACCCGGTACGGATCATTGCTGGACCCAATCACGGGCATTCCCACATCGGCCATCACGTCGTCCAGCAGTGGCACCTATCTAATGATCATACCGCACAACTACAATCAGATGTTACACTCGCAGCTATTCCCGGCTGGAAGTGAAACGGAGAATCGGATCGTGCATCGGATTCAGAAGTACGAGCGTGCCCTTGAAAGCTCGCTACCGATTACGATCGGTCCGAAGCATACGGCACCGAAGTGTGTGGATGAAGCGAAGCGGCTTCGGCTGCAGGTGCGGAAGTTGATCGAGAACGGGCACGAGATGAGCATTCTACAGGCCAGGCGAGCGTTTGGATTTTACTTGGAGTACATCCTGAAGCGGCTGTCATCCGAGCCGAAACACAGCCACGAGGAGCTAATTATGAAGTTCCTGTATCGCGTCGGTGCACACATGAAGACGCCTTTTTTCTTCCGCAACTTTGGGAATAAGGCGCTTGGCAAGGATCGTGGTGCGATGGTGGCAAAACAGCTCGGCGACTATTTGCATCTGTACAACAAGGAGACGGAATCGTACGTGGATGTGTTCGATATCGTGGGGATGTTGCCGATAAAGCTGTTCGACGATTTTCTGATGCAGGCCAGCGAAGCGGATCTCGAGTCCGTCCTGACACTTCACACGAATCTTACCCAACAGATGCCATTTCTGTACAGTGGCTGCTCGACCAGTATTCCACCGGCACCTCCCATACCGGTTGGTGCGCACGGTTTTCTGAAGGCCCTTCCCAGCATGGCTCCGGGCGGTGCCAACAAGGAGCTGATACGATTGGATCCGTTTTATCGCCGTGTTGAGAGTAGACTGCCGCTTGGAGCTCGTGTGGCCGGGCTGTCAGATGCACGCGGACCGGGTGTAGGCGAGTCGAAAAGCTCTGCCCGGCTTTCTCcgatgaaaaagaaaccacCCATCGGCAGCATGGTAAAATCGTCCCGCGAGCGAGAGCAGCGTTCAAACTGGCTTTACTGAGCTGAGAGAGTTTTTGGCAGTTTTTTGCTGTAGCATGTAagaacattatttatttgttatgcgTAATTTTATACGTTTTTTTAGTGGATTTGCTCGCGTGTTCGTATAGGTCGTATCGTTTCCAAAATGTTAGTGTtatatgtttttgttaaattatttcctatgtgttcttcattttgtttcactaaCGTTTATCCTTGTGTACAGTAGTAATATGTTTATGTGATTAGTTATGTTTTACGAGCGAAAGCAGGTCCCTTTTCACCTATCACTGTTGTCCAAAGAAGGGCTGATAGTAACGCTGTTAAAAGTGAATAGGAatccatattttttttaattgttcgtAATATACACGATTGTGACTTAATCTCATTTTCCTAGTAGTAAGGAGAAGTAACGCGAACAAGAATGCTTTTTGTAAAAAGGATTAAGCTATCAATTGAACTCTATTCGACCGAAGATtaggtttttttggtttaagtGCTTTTACAACCGATTTTGCGTAACACAGTGAAGAAATAGGAACATTTGCAGGCAGTCAGGTATGCAATCTGTAAGCAAGCCGCATCCCAGCCTACCTAAGACAAGCTGGAAAAATGTCAGACCCGAATCGTCTAGTCATGaattccaaaaagaaaaacaatctcgTTCTTAAAAGCATACCAACCAATTTGACGCTTTGTGATTGATGCTAGTGAGAACAGCTAGCGTGAAACTGTGAAACAATGGCAAAGTTGCTAACGAACCATGTGCTGAACCCAAATACCGATACAAAAACTGGCTAAGTGAATGAACTACAAATGCAAAACCATTAGCTTCGATTGTGATATAAGAAATGACGTAGGGTACTCAAATGCAGCAAAATCTAAATACTCGCGGTGCTCGAAAGATTGAGACGAAGAACAGAAAGGGTACCGTGCACAGCCCAATAcaagcagaaacaaacaaacagatgaAGGTAAATTTAAGCGTAACGAACATAATCCGtcaaaaaaaatctgaaatgAAATCAAGTGCTTTTTCCTCTCCTCACTCGCGTATCACGAGTTTTAATGCGTTTTAAGACAAGCTACATagaaacaaatcaatacagcaaaaaaaaacacccaaataaacaaataaaaactaactAATGCAACGATTGTGAGGCCGTTACATGTTGATCTTTTAAGCGAAAAGAcagcaaaaaatacaatatttacTAATAACGATAGTTTCGTATACCTTTTTGGAAGAGGACAAGTAATTAATGATAAGGCCGTATATTCACCTGAAATAGAAGcgttttctgttctgttgaTAGACGCTATTGTGTACAGCTGCATGCCATCGCTTATAAAAAGGTAGAAATTCACACGCTCTGCGGTGCTTGAAGTAGCAGAAGGCAGAACTTGTACCGAGGTTAAGATTCATTTCGGTTGTTTCGTCCCAACAGCTAGCTTTGCTTACACTCTTAATACTAATTAGTGGAACGAAAACAGTTGGCAGTATGTTACAAGATCTTCAAGCATGTTTCGAGGCCCTAATAAGCCCTTTCCTCTGCCTGAAATATTCACATTTTTGAAGCATACTTCACATTGCAAGCGATTAAGAAAAGGTACACACCAGTATAGAAAACTCCAAAACACGAAAACAGTTAACTGCAAGGTAAACAGAATTTACAATCATAATAAGAACACAAGCAACTAGTAATAAGTATTCTGCGCTTAACACGTcagaaaatagaacaaaacaggACAAGCGTGCACAAAACCATTTGTTGCTTTGAAGGTAACATTTTAACGTAAATAAATGCACAAAAAGCAGTTGGCTAGTTGTCAAAGGTGCAAGAACTAAAGAGATAGCAACTTAAGCACAAATGAATTATCACGTTTAGGAACCAGAAATCACGATGCGATACCAAGGCATGCCAGGCGCATTGTATAGCATGTTGCTAGTATGCTGTAGGGGATGTGCTACCGCTGTAAGATaacacggttttttttaaagtgattcgattttgttttacaatattAGTTCACGCACCGCCAAGCTAAATGCAGCGACAGTTGAATGATGTTCACACGATACGTTCAAGGTATGGTTGCAAACAATACGAACCGCAGTCTCTCGAGCAAGCAACGAGGGGATGTTAATGAGCGTAAAGCTTTTTGCctaacgaaataaaaatacaagaaTTTCAGATTTCTTCAACAGTATACAAACTAACGTTTGATCTTTGGTGAAGTGGTGAAGGAAATGCTACCAAGGACAAACAGAAAACGTTGCAAAATCTTCGCGTTATTTCAATTCCTATGAATGATACAGTAACTTCTCTGTAGGTTGTTTGCACACTGGACATCCTTTAAGGCATTTGCAAAAGAGACtacgaaataaatgaaaaaatgaaaaccaatTGTTGCgtattgtttaaattgttaaaaGACATTCATAGCAGTTGTTGCGCGATTTTTGAGGTTTCAAACAGTTGTTGGGCGAATCGTATTCAACTTCATGAATCTGAAAGattctttgaactgaatggaTTCGACTCTGAATTTCTATTCTAAAGGTACATGACTtcttaaagattcatgaatcttgtgAGAATTCTACAACTGAGCTGTTgaattttagaaaatttaTGTAATAATGTAATTGAGAGTGTATGAATCATTGACGATTTATTCAATGCTTTAGAGAGTCGATTTCATATGACCCATTATTCACTGATTTTTCTTAAATGATTCTTTCGACACAACACTTTGTCGTCCAAACTGTTTACCCGCACAAAAATGGATATAAACTCCATTACCAACAGATGTGTTTTTAATCGAATATCTCGGCGCTTCCCGCTGCTATTTCTGTCAGCTGTTTTTTGGCGCAAACTTTGCTTGTCACTTGCGAAGGGACAGCGGTATGTTGGGGCAGCCCAGCAGCCACAGAAGAGCTGGCGAAAATATCTGTTTAATTGGTAAACTTTGCTCGTATCTCCGTGTCGGCTCAGCATGCAATCGGTTCCCACGAACTGCAGGAAAATCCCTTGCCATCTCTTTTCATCGTGCCGTGTACTGTGGTCCTCCTTCAGCGTgtgctttccctttcatccAAGTAACCGGGGGCGAGAGCTTTAACGAAATGCTGAAACACAGctggaaaagcttttcccAGCTGTCACCTTGGCCATACGCTTTTGCCACTTACACTCACGAACGCAgagccaaacacacacacgggtggAACGATTTATATTCGGCGCCGACGCAAGAACCACCTCGTCGCTGCTTTGCTGTCACGGACTCCGCACGGCATGGCTCTtgaggagggtttttttttgcttcatcacACCAGTGCCAGTGGCTGGACCGTGGCTGCTTGCCCAACGTCGGTAGTAGTCGGCGAAGTACACTGCTCGTTTGTTCACGCGTTTCCGTGTTCCGTTGCTTGGTTGCATCGTTGGCAAAAGAACTGCCCCATCCACTGGTGTGGTTGGTATCCGTGAAGACGCGCTCGAGTGCCATGGTTGCTGTTGAGCTGCAGCTTAGTTATAATTAAGCAAGTGGTCGTCGTCAGCAACCTTGCTCGCTTGTAAATAGGTGCTCTCTAGATGAAGTGAATGAAGTTTTTGTCCTGCGTTTTCATTCGGTTCCGAAACGCGTTATCCTTTGGGGAGATCCCAGAACCATAAACTGTGTGATATACTGACATTGTGAACTGGCTCTCCAAGGAAATTTAGTATGGAATACAGGGAAAGAACGACAATTAAAGGTGAAAGTTTCGGGCACGGCATGAGGTCAAACATTAGCATCCATTTCCATCACAAAAACTTCAATGTGAGGTTTACAGTGGCGCTTAAAGATTTATTCCCCCCAAACCATCCATCAAAGCAGGCATCGGTTTTTCAGCACCTTTGCCCAATAATTTCCTCCATGGTACGTGCGAAGAAAGGTGATTTCAAATCCTTCCAAACATCTCGGGCTGTAAAATTTTGTGCTCCCTGATGACATAATAACCTGTCAAACAGTTTCCATGCAAACCGTGTTGCCCGCGATTTTTCCGCCTTTTTCCTTCCGCCTGTGTGGGGAAAACGGGTGTGCGGGTGAGAAAATAGGCAATAGGTGAGAGAAGGTGTAAACGATCGGGCTGATGAGTGAGTGCCGCTACacgaatgtgtatgtgtggttgcTATTTGCCAAGTGCCTGAGTACGTGCTTGAAACTGTTGTTTTTGGCATTTTCAAGCACGTACATTGATTATTTTCACGCGCTACAAATTCTATTCACCTATCGTGTGGTAACAGTACCCATATACTgcactagcagcagcagcttaaCGAGCGAAGCCGGTTGTTtagtgtgcgtatgtgtgcatgTATTGAATGTGTTTTAGCACTTCGTCTTGGTCAGTAAATGCCAGCACGCTCGTCATTCCCTTCGATGAGTGATTCGTACGGCAGTCGGAAGCGAGTGTGGTGTTGAAGAATTGATGTTCTGGAATAGGGAGCGCATGGGGGAGAGCAACAGAGAACGGGAACTCGGAAGAACGAGATAGAGAGCGAAGGAATTCCATGATCTTAAGAGTCCGACATTCTTACCTCAGGCGACCATACCTATGCGGGTGGGAAATATTGGTGATGAAGGAAAAGGAGGACTTGAAGCGGGGCTGGTATTTGTATCCGAAGTTCCGATGATGGGTACGTGAAACAAACCAGATGGCTACAAttctcacacacaaacgttTACCACACGCTACACgcgctttgctttgtttacgtGTATTTCAATCCATCCGCCATCGCTTCACGCTCATCGGAATATGAAATTGTGCGGAAAATGGAACTCCATTCCCGATGCAAATCCTCTTGCACCGGGGGGAGCGGTTTTCATGTGCGGACCAAAATGTGTTACTCAAATATTGAACAACtttgatggagacgcatggtgccGTGTACTTGCAACGGGTGCTCCGGACAGCAGACGGTAGATTTGCTTTATCTTTATGCATAAAAAAGAGCCCCCGAAATAGCCTGCTGAGTAATAAGACAAAGTCGTAAAAAATGTGTCGCTCCTGTACGAATCATAATGTTGTATgaataatgtgttttattgcccgtctagtaaaaaataaataagtgtACATCCAACAATAGACCAGtgtgccagtgtgtgtgtgtgtgtgtttagaaCAGACGCCGCATAACAGACGTGTAGCAGCGTTCGGCATCGATAACTCGTCAGTTCGTATTCGCCACCCCCACCGAGCGCCAAAGCATCGATATCATCCCCAAAGTGGCAGCAAAATTTTTGGCATCCCCAAAATAGAACCGCCGCCATACGATCTTGAGCACGAACGCGGCCTACTACGCTTATCGCGCGTGCagcgaaaaacaaatggaagtgATTTTTGGTGGGGTGAGCAGGGACCGAAATATTAAAGTGCtgtcgcacacacgcacgtagCGCATAGTGCGAGCGCgttttcccgtgtgcgaatgTTTTGGTCGTAAAAGTCTCTGCCAGGTCTCGCGGGTGGAAATGTGTTagaaaaacgggaaaagctttcGGCGTGCTCGAACGATCGAAACCACGCTGCGCTTGCTTGTGTACGCGATGTGAGCGTGAGTGTGGCTGAGTGGCGGCGCTGGCTGGTGAGTGGCGTACGGAGTgagtgtatgagtgtgtgctTTCTTgctcggttcggttttcgCCTTGCGCTACACTTGTGCCATGTGCTTTTGTTTACGACCCACGTGCTTCGCTGGAACGTCGCATTCGTCCCGTGCGCCTTGGACGACTTCATCGTCCGTGACGTCAGATCGGCTGCGCTCGTCGGTAGCAGCAACAACGTGTCGTGCTGGTTCGCGATGTCCGATGCCAGTCGCCGTCTCGGTgtgcagtagcagcagcgcGGCCCGCAGCGATGGTTGTACGGTTGTTACGGCTCGCCGATCCACTACAGCCGCGTAGTGGCAGTGTGTGAATGTGCATCGTGCCGTGGATAGAGGCGGCCGTGGCACGCAGCAGTACATCGCAACGGGTTGGACATCGGCTGTGTCAGTGCGGTGTGTCCGTCCGTCCGAGCAAGGAAGCAGTTTGTTTGCGCGCGTGGTTGAACGTGCTGTTTGTGGCCGCtggtgcgcgcgtgtgtgcatttgttctgtttgttagTGGCTTTTCCCCTCTATACTCTACTCTCACCGGCGTGGATCGGTGCACATGACCGGCGAACCAATGACTGCCCGTGGAGCCGTTGCTGGACGTGCGCCCCATCTACAGCCCCCACACGCCAACCATCCCCTGCAAGCGCTACGCACGGACGACATTGAGGTGCAGGTCCTGGAGCAAGGGATCGAACTTTGTAGCAGTGGCGAGCGAAAGGTAAGTGTGACACTCCGGCAACTCACACACATGGGGCTACTGGCTCGGTGGTGCATAATAAAGTGCTCACAAGCCACCGGAGGATTGAAGCCacatgacacacacacagtaacaAAGATACACAGTTTTAGAGCCATCGTCGGTTCGGGACCGAAAGTGATGTGACACACGCGACGCTCATTAATGTCAGTGTCAATCAAACGGAATCAATCCGTTCCGCTTCATCACATTAGAGCttgatggtggtggaggtggtcgAGCGTTGAGGTGGGGGGAGCGGCGAAGGTGgtagaaaggaaagaaaagtcagaaaagaatatgaaaaaatgggaaagtaTGTGCCTAAGCGCCTGTAGAATCCGCACGCGTTAGAGCTTTGTATCAACCTTGCACTGATCGGACTGTTCCTTCCCTTGGCTTGGCTTACAGTTGTGGCGCGTAAAGTGGCAAACCTGCTGACAGTTATGTAATCgagttgatttattttccaaccaccATTGTGACGATGCGATACGATTTTGGGACCCGAAATAGTGTTGAAGTTCTGACACGCTCTGTCTGTAACGTGCTGTGAGAGTTGTTTACGGGTCCCATGTCTTGTTGTTTTGTAGCGAGACaggtaaataatatttacctTTCAACGTGGAACATCTCAGGCAATTGCTGAACATTCAACAGCACCAACGTTTGCTCACGATGTCTGACATTCTGCATTCGTGGCAAGTTTATTTAcctaattttatatttaatttttaaagtcATTTCCTCCCGGTGACCCCAATTACAGCGACCCAAACGTTACAATTTATCGATGATCCAATTGTGTCCGCTCACCCATAAAGCAGAACGATAAAATCCCACCGGAAGTCGTCTGGTACCGCGTTGCTTCAATTATCTCTTCCGGGAGACGTTCCGGAATCGGCTTCCCTttctggatgtgtgtgtgtgggtcggtccatttttttcttattcgccAACGGACGAAATTGGTTCCATCAGGCAAACTTAATGGACCGTGCCAGGATTGGGAAGCAATGTGTGCGCACTCACATTGGGACGCACTGGGCGAAGGTACGCGTAATACTTACGACACGCTATTATAATGTTTGTTGAAGCGAAAAGTGGAGAAGAATTTTGAGAACAGTaacaaaagaaggaagaaaatgaatgtcTAATTGAGCGAGCGCCGTTATTTATTACTAGGGTTTGGACCATTTGGATGATTAGAACGTTTCTTTGGGGAAAGCGTGGAAGACTTTACAGTGTAATGCTTAATAAGCCGTTATTAAACCTTTATGAAGCCCTCATaacaatataaaacataactttagctttatttttgtttaacgtTTTTCCTCGTCGTAAGCCGTAATGAAACCCTTGCAAAGCTTAAATAAGCCTCccaataataatacaaaacataacattacgtaaataataaatgttttatcgaACTGGTTTCAAGAGCGTTTATAACACCTTCCTAAAGCTTTGAGCAATGTTACACAGATCTAAtattgtttataaataattgtttttttgaacattttttcatgtttgtttaacTCATTACATCCCAGTGTATGAAATTTAATCTCTTTATCCCTCCAACTCTCAAATACATTCTTACTCtcttttaaaataaagtacCTTATTAAACTAAAATGCCTAGCTGGTTTTTAACGATATCCTAGAACAATTCAACATTTATAGATTCAAgacttcaattaaaaatgatgaaaaatgaatttttgatATTCAGATATCTCAAGTTCTGAAGATGGTCAAATGAATGTCTTGTCCTAGTCTGTCGTTTCTAGAAAGATTACAAAGATAAATGCAATTTTGATTAAGATTTCATGCCCCTGGGATGTTAAGGCCCCTGCGTTAAGGTTTATAAAAAGAGTTTATAAATCCGTTCCAAAACGTTACACGAAACATAGCTTTTGTTTCATAACTAATTgttttttaagcatttttgCTCGtcgtaaaacaatttttttttctaagcaAACTTTAGAAAGGTAATGTTAACGAACGATCGGTCTCCCATTACCCGTTGCCGGTGCTGTTTCGGCCCCACattggcaaaagtttttccaATAGATACTTCGCCTGCCGGTAATTATGGCGCAGTGTAACgatcctttttgttttatttatggtttTAATTGGCACCTTTACGAGGTTCCGCTACCGTCCGAACGCACCTGGTAAATAAGTGACCGGCTTTGATAAGCCTGCCTTTGTGATACCACAGGCTTCTGTTATGAGGTTAAAGAGGCATTTTTACTCGCCTCTACACCGAACTGCCACCGATCTTGATAAAGAGaagccattttgtttgttgctgttgccgtaATGGATGAGGTTGTCTAGGGCTCGTTATGAGCAGCTGGTTGACAGGGTGTATTCTTGGTTCTTCGCACCCTTGCACCGTTCTTGGTGGGCTGTGCGAAGGTCTTTTTCCAACGGTACAAGGCAAGCAATTCCGCTTCTTTATCCTCACACTAtcactgttttatttagtGTGCTtggtttcttttgtgtgtgccagCTTTTAAGTAATTTACACCTCCGGCATCGATCGGGTAATGGTTGCAGGAGAAGTCGTAGCCCCCAAAAGCAAGAACCACCGGGGGAAAAACTGTTCACATTTCGTTGCCCCTTCATATTGGTGCaggaataatttttttttttttttgctcaagcGCCAATGTTGAATTTTTGCCCAAAGTAAGTGGAAGCAActccaaaaaacacacaccatctACTTGCGCTTAAACATTGCACCAAAAACCCGTTCGGATGGTACGGTGAAAGCTTACCACGCTAAAGCTTGgtgcgatggaggcgcccggtggtTCATGCAAGTGGGTTTAATATTTTGGCGTCCCGATCCCGCAAGCATATGCGTATGGCGTGTGCCATTTGCCGCTGCCGCACCTAAGACAAACCGGGGCTGGGAACAATAACGAGAAACAACCAAAAACGTAGAAAACAACACGTAGTGAATGGGGGTTTCTTGTCATCATCTTAGCTGCCATTTTGCTCCCGGAAACCGGAAGGCAAACGCACACGTAATTTATGATTGCACAACATTAAATAAGtaacgagtgtgtgtgtaccccccacccccctccgtGCACGATGGACTGTTGCCAAATGGAAACGAACCATCCCAGTTTGCGAGAGTTGCGAAAAGTGCTTTGCTAGCACAGCCACCCCATATCGAAAAGGCTTTGTACCGGTCATGGGGAAAACTAAGTACCATCTCggcgctttttttgtttgctagtgGTACCGAGAGAAAGTTTCAGTTTATTGtacggttgtgtgtgtttgtacgagGGGAAGGGGGAGCGGGGGGCCATTCAAGCACTGATTGAATTGGTAATTGAATAGGGATAATAAGATTGTTTCGTAGATTATCCACTTATATCACTTAGAGCGTTGGGCGGAAAGCTTTTGATTATTACGAGGCAAACAAATCGTTCCGGGAATGGAGCGACCTTGGCCGTGGGTGGGTCAGTTGTATTTGCAGTCTTTTGCCTACTAAATAAACTAGCGCAAAAACCTTCTCGTTGCTGTTACATGTGTGTTCTGGCACCCGGGCATTATACCCGTGATGTGGGTGGTTAAAGTTTTAATTGCGATCCCAACCATGTTTCTTTCACTCTCTTGCTCACATAAACGTGCCACTTGGTCGAAAATCGTTAGCATGTAAATGATGTACCAGAAACCTCTCATCATGtttaacaatgtttttctcgttgttttcttcttaCCCAGGCTGTacgcattcacacacacacacacacacacacacacacacacacacacatacgcccAGCCATTTCAAAGTCATTTTGTATTATCGGATATCCGACCCTTACACATTGTACAGCTGCACCCCGGGAAAGTTGTTGACAACGAACGAGGGAAACTTTACCCACTTCAGCATCCAGCAGCAAACCGGAACTG
This region of Anopheles marshallii chromosome 2, idAnoMarsDA_429_01, whole genome shotgun sequence genomic DNA includes:
- the LOC128707315 gene encoding tubulin polyglutamylase TTLL5; this translates as MLSVASDNNNKFIVCGRKLNGYSSLDLFVMPITDKPRLNHSQNAKKIIPATPNPWVAGGPPGGKDAVLVFRTYALSPAASENGSDLCSGSGSPSVTPSSEASSSPYPADTAANAGSSTTTRLAELKSAHKASSTATNSTLPKNFNVQRKTRGTAPSRSSTVTTEDENDDDEEEGEGGDEDEDDEEDELERNDRVAAREEDVQDDEETGEGEGNDDEEDGDETDAGTTSQEESSPVKGKATVAGENSGRTNKPKKRQLESSSSSSSLSNASMSSVKGGSGDEIDTEMSTSKSEPALAMAAMDKKLAAHRKHKEENKENQQSAPTKTEMPAAQLNICYKFINTETRLLRKILNAHGMGESGPECNDFNLLWTGIHLKPDILRNLAPYQRVNHFPRSYELTRKDRLYKNIERMQHLRGYKHFDIVPQSFLLPQDYKELIAAHNKCRGPWIVKPVASSRGRGIFIVNSPDQISSFEQVVVAKYISDPLCIDGHKCDIRIYVAVTSFDPLIIYIYEEGLVRLATVKYDRTAENLWNPCMHLCNYSINKYHTDYIRSSNAGEEDVGHKWTLSALLRHLRSQGCNTEQLMLAIEDLIIKAIFSCTQPIVSACRMFVPHIGNCFELYGFDILIDDMLKPWLLEVNLSPSLGCDTPLDTKVKASMLTDLLTMVGIPAISPLQKACYDSKGQKIRNLTTPYRRVNSADFVHTTGRKDGPGTGSNQQQHQGKGDGGGKLQTTLSALTAEELKIVRFARSQYERRGGFVRIFPTSDSMTRYGSLLDPITGIPTSAITSSSSGTYLMIIPHNYNQMLHSQLFPAGSETENRIVHRIQKYERALESSLPITIGPKHTAPKCVDEAKRLRLQVRKLIENGHEMSILQARRAFGFYLEYILKRLSSEPKHSHEELIMKFLYRVGAHMKTPFFFRNFGNKALGKDRGAMVAKQLGDYLHLYNKETESYVDVFDIVGMLPIKLFDDFLMQASEADLESVLTLHTNLTQQMPFLYSGCSTSIPPAPPIPVGAHGFLKALPSMAPGGANKELIRLDPFYRRVESRLPLGARVAGLSDARGPGVGESKSSARLSPMKKKPPIGSMVKSSREREQRSNWLY